Below is a genomic region from Micropterus dolomieu isolate WLL.071019.BEF.003 ecotype Adirondacks linkage group LG08, ASM2129224v1, whole genome shotgun sequence.
TTTCTAACAAGAGCTCTCTGGCAAGACTACAAAATGCCGAAGGTAAGCACCCATCTGGGAATCAGGACTGCGCTCCCAGATGATGTTGAAAAAACACTTTACATCCTTCTAGTTTCTGGATCATctattttagcttttttttcttcctttagtgAGGCAAGAACAGGAACACATTTGAGCTGTCGGAGCAGTGATTTGTGTTTGATCTGTAAAGATGTTTTCATGGAGCCATTGCCCAACAGGACTCATTAAATTGtgcttcttaaatgtgactatttcctcttctgtttgtttagtcCATTAACTGTTCAACATAAACAGGCTGAGATGTTACATTATGTCAGTTTCTTTCACACTTATGCACAAATAAATCACACTAAACTGCAATCTGTAATGTACAATAAAGCAATGCATTTCTCAATGAGCAACATAAAGCAGACAACTTTTATACACTACATACAGTGGTGTTTTTGGTTTACTCTAAAGTGAACTTTATTGTACAATTAAATGTTATTGCTGTAGTGTAGCATGTGAAACCTGTACACTTATCTTCAGAAAATCATCATAAAATTTTTTACTGCtattttgtttggtttattttaaGCGATAAATCCCACACACTAAAATTCAATTCAGCACCCATGggtagaaaatgaaaatgggtTGTTTTGAACCTgagttatttttatatattattgttgGATTATTTACCCCGGTTGAAGCATGGTATGGTTGGAAACTGTTAAAGTCTACTCTAGCTATTTTTAAACTGACATGTCATTATTTGTTACAGATTGTTACTGTGTATCCTTACCAGTTTTGAATGTCTCACATACATCATTTTGTAACACTAACAGTAAGTTTGAGACAGTTTTAAGGTAAAACTTGTTGTGTTTAACATGGGGTCAAAATAGCAATATGTTAGTTTGAGTAAACAActcaacagtaaaataaaatgttacccTAACACTGGGCCAAAACAACCAATTGATATGGGGTAAAATTAACCCAGTATTGCCTCTGTGTTATGTTAAcccatttcttttttgtgtgcagGACAGCAGAAAGGATGGAAGCAAAACTCCTCACTCTGTGCTACTTGgctttatatgtttatttatataaaattacaCTGGTGAGTTCAGGCTTCATCCAAAGAGATGACATAATATGGCAGAAAAAGATCATGTGTTATGTTAAGTGTTATGttcttgttgttttctttttcattcacaaaacaacacagactaTCAAGGTCATTTTCAATCACAGGTCACAAAATTTACAGGACGAGGCGGAACTGCCGTCTATCTGCATTTCATATCCCCTGAAATTCTTCCTGCACAAAATCTCTTTTGGGATGAAGAGATTTGAGCGtctgaggaagaggaaaaactCACCAAAGTGAAGCAGTAAACCTCTGCAGTGGTCCCCAGGTGGATGCTTGCCTGTCAGACATGTTAAACAGGTCCACACTGGCATTATTTCCTGCCTTTGCTTTCCTCCCCCATCTCTTCTGATGGCCTCTGACATTAATTCATCTCATCTGTCatcttgaaagaaaaaaagaaaaagtctcCTTCTGAATTAGTTGGTCTGCTCGTGCTCAAAAAGAACCACCAGAGAGCTGTACAACTGGGTCCCAGTACCGGATGATGTCAAGACTGGCGCTGACCCAAAGCCCGTCGCACTGAGAGTTCCTCGGAGAGGTCGGCTGCGCGTTGTTTTCCCTTCCTGTGCCTCCATGACATCTTCCTGCCGGCAGGAGCCTCGGGGAGCCATTTGATGAGGCCCGGGGCTCAGAGCATGGAGGACAGCAAATTCCAGTTAGCCTGACAAGGCTGGGGGGCGGGGGATGAGGGGAGCTCGGACCCCCAGCATGCACCTTTAACTGCCTCAGAATTCACTTTCCATACAGCCTCCTGTGTCACCGGAGAGCCTCCCTCTGTGATTTTGAGGACTAAGTTTGCAGTCTGATTCAGACAGGAACTTAGAGctcagctgtctgtgtgtctgagctGCAATCTGCCTGTTAGAACGATCACACAGTGTCTTTTTAAGATTGGAGAAGACAGAGGCCCACAGAGACTGGGCTGCTTTTGCTTAGCAGCCTGATTTCTCAGCACTTATGAAATGTTTCCAAGTGTAAAGCGGCCTGAATTGGTTAAGAGCTATGAAGACCATGTTGAAAGAGAATGTAAAAGTAGAAAATTAACAAACATTTGCAGCTGATTGTAAGAAAACAAGTAAAATGACAATGATGATAGTAGAGTAACAAACCCAACCTCTGCTGCCACGTGAACTAATCCACTGATAAGAAATAAagtcacagaaagacaagttaTCTTCAGGATCCATGGCAGCATTGTATTTGCGTCATTTGCCATGATTGCACGTCAGCGGGGTTTCACTTCTGTGCTCCACCATGACCTCCGACCTCTTACCCCATCTCTCCCTGTCCACTGGGCCCACAGCAGTGATTTATCCCTCTGACATACCAACAGCTGTGTTGGGGGCTCCGAGCAGAGTGTGGGCTACTATTTGCCGTGACTAATCGATAGCAGacttcaaaaaaacaccaatcGTGAGAGttggaaaaaaatacacaccAGTCATCGACACCAGAAACCCTGAACCTTTGCTGTGGCTCTGCAAGCTTCATAAACAACGCCTTGGCAACATCACTGGAAACAATGGaaatgtctgcatgtgtgtgtgagacatcTTTCCATAAAGACATTTTTTACCAGTAAGttggaaaatatatatttgcaaATGGAGATAAATGTTAATTGAGTTTGTAGgtgtcaaacaaaaacatttaaagagagTGAAGTTGTCAAAATTTAGGAGGAGTAGGATTAGGGTTAGCTGAGAACAACCAATTTACAAACTTCACCTTCTCATTATATAACAAGACCCCCCCCCAAGCTTCTAACAGACAAGGTCTGAAAAGatcattttcataattttctattttttcatttcatcaatATATTCTAGCTGTACATCAATGTTCGAGTCATTACTACCATCGGAAGCATATTTTGACAGGACTAATATTCATCTTGTTTGACagcttttgtgtgtttcttgttgTCATAAGACACTGTGATCAAAATAAGGAATCAGATTAAAAAGAGTTGCTTTTTtttgataaaatatattttatttaaaacttttgGGGGGAAAAGGGACCAAAAACTCATAAGTTTCAAACAAATGCACTGCATCTTTGAAAGGCTTATGCTTACATTTCTCAGTCAAGTATAAATAGTCTCTTCTTTGGTTCCATCTTCTGATTCATCATTTGATccagcatgtgtatgtgtgtgtgtgtgctatgtaACACCAGCTTTGACTCTTCCCTGAGAAAGTCTTTGAGGATTTCAGGTTGCTAATCACTCACTGGACTTCAGTCAGCGTCTCATTCGTAGAGGGCCCAGCCCTCGCATTTTAAGACAGTCTTTGCCATCCTttatctggaaaaaaaaagatgaacgTCTCAGTCATATAAACATTCAacactatttaatttaactgCACTAAAACTCATTGCATTTGTTTTCCTAAGGAAATTAAgattattaatttttattttcaacaaatctaCAATAATTATTATCAACTTCAACTATTTGAAGGCAAAGGTAAGAGGAAGGTATTAATTGTGATGTATATCACATTATGTTTTGCACAGCAATATAGTTAAGTAGAAGTAGaagcagaagtaaaaaaaataaataaataaattacatctgtgtgtgaatgtgtgaggaATTTATAAAGAGCGCCAAAATATATTCAGTGCGTAAAAGTGCTTTTTTACGCtattcagtaagacaaaataatggAGTTACCCTAAAGTGTTCACTATTGGAGAATTAACAGATGCTGCAATTTTCTCAAAAAGCatgataaagacaaaaaaaccaaCATGTATCAGGCTCACAGCCACTTTTTATATTTTGCGCATTTAACATATCAGTTGTAGcttattaaagctgcactggATTTTATGCCGGTACAGTAAAACAGCATTTACCCCTTTTCTCTGGTTGCTCAAACAGAAGGTGCAGATGGTCCGCGGCTGCTGCGCCCCGCTCTCTCCTTGCGCATGAACCGGGCCTAGGCAGGGCTGTCCATCACCGCCGCCGTCCCCGAGAAGAAGCACATTGGCCAGGTGGGAAATGTAGCTGGATGCCAGTCGAAGAGTTTCAATTTTGGAGAGCTTTCTGTCCACCGGCTCGGTGGGTATGAGAGTCCGGAGAGCTGTGAACGCCGTGTTGACACTCTGGGTCCTGCCTCTCTCCCTGGCGTTAGCTGCACTCCTCTGTTTCACGACCACCGCGGAGTCTCCTACCAGTTTGCGAGAAATCCTTCTTCGTTTTTCGCTGGAGCCACAGTAACTTTGCTCCGAGCTGCCGTCGCTTTCGCTGCGGTTTTCGTCATCCTCGGACGTGACAGTGAAGTCTGAATAGATCAAGTGTGTCGCCACAGGCCGCAGCATGGCGTAAGTCATCATTAAAAGTTACAAGTCCCGGTGTGGCTCTAAATCCTCTTTTAGATGAGACAGAAAACCAACTCAGGGGCTAACCCTACATCTCAGTATGGCACAAAGACTGCATATAACTACTTGTGAAAAAAAGACGTTTTTAATAAAGCTGAACGACTTTTCATGAGTGAGTCTGCAGTGGCCTATTTTAAGGATGGACGCAGACTACCTGGTCAGCTGGGCTCTTATAGCTGCATGGGAGGAGCTGCCAGCAGCACACTGTAACCTCTCAAGTGAAAAGACTCTGTATACACAAATAATAATTCATCATAAATATACCACATTGTCATAAATCATAATAACTGTACATGaatattaaagtgaaacattgaaatgtaaAGTGATAGTTTAATGATAGTAATTTTTTATCACTGGAACTCACATATACAGGGTGACTGCAGAGAAACATTGGCAGTGTTTGGCTATTCTCTTCATTTACCACAAGTTAAAAGTGATTGTGGattctatttctgtttttaaaaagacagatatTGTAACTATTGCAGGCTATTGCATGACACAGTATAGCAGAATGTATTTAGTGGTGGAACATATATTCAGATGCTTTATCTATGAGTAAAGGAAGCAATATGGCATTGTAAAAATATTCCATTAAAAGTCCTGTATTCAAAATATTACTAAGTAGAAGAACATATGTTTTAACATCAAAATCTAGAAAAAGTAAAACTACTTATCATAAAGATGATGTCAACTGAGTGGAATATTATTGAATATTATATCATTACTCATGCATTTATGTGTAAGTagaattgtaaaaaaaaaaaatcgaaaaGTAGAAGTAGAATAGTGTTATTGCTGGTCAAGGTGGAGCAAGTTTCTAACTACGGTGCTAAGTTGTTTAGTCGATAAAAATACGTCTTTTATTATAAActgatcaaatgtttttatgtaaaagttTAATCAGAAAAGTAACTGGTAACTATAACTGTCAAATAAAcgcagtggagtaaaaaatacaatatatactAAGATATAGATATAAAGTAGAGAAGTATAAagttacattaaattaaaaaactcAAGTAAGTacatgtacttaagtacagtaaagAGCAAATGCAGTTACTTGCCACCACTGGCTGTATAGGTTTATGGCCCAGGAGCATCAttacaaaatttaaatgtttaagctATAAAGTATTTTAATGGCCTTGAGGGACTGAAGTTTGCTTTTCAGTTATTTTACAGCTTACAGTCTGACATGTTTATAGTGCTGCCACCCACTGAGGCTTGTTTTTGTTGGCTGGTAAACCACACCAATACAGTCGAGACCAAAAGGAATTTAATTTCTCCACAAAATTTCAGCAACTTGAGCAATTATAATTGTGCAAGTGTTTGGAGAACTTGTGCAGTGTGGTGTGTATGCAAATTATTTTGTTGGTCTTTCCAACTCTGAAATTTCCAATGGAAATTGTCAAGCCAAATGTAAGAAGTTCTTTCATTTGAATTTCATTTTCAGGAAGCCCGACTTAATGTTTGGCTTTGAATCACTATTGCACAGCAACAAATTGGCTCAGACTAATTAGAGTAAATAATTCCACTGTTACATCACCATATTAAAAGCTGGCATTGGACTACACACTGAGGAGCACAGGTCAGGCAGCAGGAGAAAGTTAAATgtgagtaaataaacactgagcAGATGATCCTGGAATGGCAAGCATTTATTTGCTTGCTGCCctgagtttaaaaaaacaaactagcGGCAAATGGATGATTTTGTCCCTCCAAGCCCCATCGGCAGACACAAGTCCCTTCCAGCCACAGCTGGCAGCACATTCAGCCTCTTCAATGTGCCTCAGCTGCATCAACAGTAAGACATCAGACACCAAAACTGTCTGCTGAAGGAGTACTGAGGTCTTACAAAGGACAGGAACCTGCAGTGGCAAAGGCTGTGTGAATATTTTAATTAGCATAATAAGTTAGTCTCTTCAGAGATTTAACTCTATgcaaagtaatttaaaaaatcatgtgCTTCACAAATCTTAAATAATTTGTTGTGATATCTGATGATCCAGtaataacacattaaaatgtcaacaaatcccatcaACTATCATCAAATAAATTATGTTGCGAGTCTCAGAtactctctgctgctgctgtatggTTGACTACATTTACAAGGACCCGATCAAAACCCGGTAAATTTAGTTTATCTTTGTGAGACgtgaacctgtgtgtgtgtgtgtgtgtgtgtgtgtattgactTGGATCTAACGATAGAAGCTGAAGCGTTCTTAGAACAACTATCTTATTTCTTGGAAGTGTGAAACGCTCCTTTGGTTGTCCGGAAGAAGTAGATCCATTTATCCATACTGATGAGACGACAGCATGTTGAGTTTGCCACCCACTGAgtcctgtgttgttgtcctTCAGAGATCCAAGAACAGCAGCTCTGTCTGAGCCATCAAGCACATACAAGGaaggttttctgtgtgtgtgttgctgcatgTTTTACGATTCTATCGATGGCAATGTCGGCCCATCACTTTACAagatagattgccatgaaattttgtacagacattcatggtccccagaggatgaattccAGTGACTTTGGTTACCGCCTCACTTTTCCTTTAGCACAACAATGAGCTTGATATTTTAGGCTTTTAGTCAAATGTCTAGACAACTAATGGATTGATGGCAACGCAATTTGGTGCAGATACTAATTTATCCAAGAGGATTATCTTTTGGTGATCATCTGAGCTTTTCTGTAGTGCCACCAGCATGTCGAAGTCTTCACTTATcttgtgaaatatctcaacatctactggaTTGATTGGCACAAAATTTGGTATAGACATTCATGGTCTCCAGAGGATCAATGCTGATAACTTTGGTGATGCTCTTACTTTTAAGTGTCTCACCAGCTGTCggatgaattgccatgaaatttggtgcacacattcatgtccccctcaggatgattTGTAATAAATTTGATGATTCTCTGAGTTTTCATCTAAC
It encodes:
- the tcf15 gene encoding transcription factor 15, whose protein sequence is MMTYAMLRPVATHLIYSDFTVTSEDDENRSESDGSSEQSYCGSSEKRRRISRKLVGDSAVVVKQRSAANARERGRTQSVNTAFTALRTLIPTEPVDRKLSKIETLRLASSYISHLANVLLLGDGGGDGQPCLGPVHAQGESGAQQPRTICTFCLSNQRKGIKDGKDCLKMRGLGPLRMRR